One Euphorbia lathyris chromosome 1, ddEupLath1.1, whole genome shotgun sequence DNA segment encodes these proteins:
- the LOC136233685 gene encoding probable UDP-arabinopyranose mutase 2: MAGTSVSPTPLLKDELDIVIPTIRNLDFLEMWRPYFQPYHLIIVQDGDPSKTIKVPEGFDYELYNRNDINKILGPKASCISFKDSACRCFGFMVSKKKYIFTIDDDCFVAKDPSGKDINALEQHIKNLLCPSTPFFFNTLYDPYRTGTDFVRGYPFSLREGVATAVSHGLWLNIPDYDAPTQLVKPLERNTRYVDAVMTIPKGTLFPMCGMNLAFNRELIGPAMYFGLMGDGQPIGRYDDMWAGWCTKVICDHLGFGVKTGLPYIFHSKASNPFVNLKKEYKGIYWQEELIPFFQSAVLPKECTTVQKCYLELSKQVKAKLGKVDEYFIKLADAMITWVEAWDELNPSGNSGESVNGGAK, from the exons ATGGCTGGAACCTCTGTCTCTCCTACCCCTTTGCTCAAAGATGAGCTTGACATAGTTATCCCAACTATCagaaacttggattttttggaGATGTGGAGGCCCTATTTCCAGCCATACCATCTAATCATTGTCCAAGATGGAGATCCTTCTAAGACCATCAAGGTCCCTGAAGGCTTCGACTATGAGCTCTACAACAGAAACGACATTAATAAGATTTTAGGTCCAAAGGCCTCTTGTATCTCCTTTAAGGATTCTGCTTGTAGGTGCTTCGGTTTCATGGTCTCTAAGAAGAAGTATATTTTCACCATCGACGATGATTGCTTT GTTGCTAAGGATCCTTCTGGGAAAGATATTAATGCACTTGAGCAGCATATCAAGAACCTTCTGTGTCCATCCACCCCATTTTTCTTCAATACCCTGTATGACCCATACAGGACTGGTACAGATTTCGTCCGTGGATATCCATTTAGCCTTCGAGAGGGTGTTGCTACTGCTGTATCCCATGGATTGTGGCTCAACATCCCCGATTATGATGCCCCCACCCAACTTGTCAAGCCTCTTGAAAGAAACACAAG GTATGTTGATGCTGTAATGACAATACCAAAGGGTACCTTGTTCCCCATGTGCGGTATGAATCTTGCATTCAACCGTGAATTGATTGGACCAGCAATGTACTTCGGTCTCATGGGTGATGGTCAGCCAATTGGTCGCTACGACGATATGTGGGCTGGATGGTGCACCAAG GTTATATGTGACCATTTGGGGTTCGGAGTGAAGACGGGTTTGCCATACATCTTTCACAGCAAAGCAAGCAACCCATTTGTGAACCTTAAGAAGGAATACAAAGGAATTTACTGGCAAGAGGAGCTGATTCCGTTTTTCCAGTCGGCAGTCCTTCCAAAGGAGTGCACTACTGTGCAGAAGTGCTACCTTGAGCTCTCCAAGCAAGTGAAGGCAAAACTTGGTAAAGTAGATGAATACTTTATCAAGCTAGCAGATGCCATGATCACATGGGTTGAAGCATGGGATGAGCTGAACCCATCTGGGAACTCGGGCGAATCGGTGAATGGTGGTGCAAAGTAG